One window from the genome of Desulforamulus ruminis DSM 2154 encodes:
- a CDS encoding 4Fe-4S dicluster domain-containing protein translates to MGHIVNQDREYRLLQQRLDLYAEGAPASPVFMKILKLLFSPEEANFARQIPTRPVPLAQLSRKLGLPEDELNGRVMEMARRGLVFDMEYGGERYVVLAPVVIGFFEFTFMRTRDDLPMAELAKLFEEYMMKDDRFARSVFQGNTQIGRSLVQEEALPQGDYTEVLDWERASHLIQSATAVGVSLCACRHKASHLGKACASPQETCLTLNGGAELLIKNGIARRVTHSEGMRILEECKKAGLAQTGDNVQKNVGYICNCCGCCCGMFQALKTFNIRNAVVTSNWIMKIQESACKGCGACVKACPVGAVHMVEVKEGERIRRKAVCEEKLCLGCGVCYAACRFGSIALQPRPSRVFTPETTFDKIVAMAIERGKLADLIFGDPGRLSYRALGRVASLLENSPPFKALLAIKPVRSVFLNTILSGAKKYTK, encoded by the coding sequence TTGGGACACATTGTTAACCAGGACCGGGAATACCGATTGCTCCAACAAAGGCTGGATCTGTATGCCGAAGGCGCTCCTGCCTCTCCGGTTTTTATGAAAATATTAAAACTTCTCTTCTCTCCCGAGGAGGCCAACTTTGCCAGACAAATTCCCACCCGCCCGGTTCCCTTGGCGCAATTGTCCCGCAAATTGGGCCTTCCTGAAGACGAACTAAACGGCCGGGTCATGGAAATGGCCCGACGGGGACTGGTATTTGATATGGAATACGGCGGAGAGCGCTACGTAGTACTGGCCCCGGTGGTCATTGGTTTTTTTGAGTTTACTTTTATGCGCACCCGGGACGATCTGCCCATGGCGGAACTGGCCAAACTTTTTGAAGAGTATATGATGAAGGATGACCGTTTTGCCCGCTCGGTTTTTCAGGGCAATACACAAATTGGACGATCCCTGGTCCAGGAGGAAGCATTGCCCCAGGGAGATTATACCGAGGTACTGGATTGGGAACGGGCCAGCCACCTAATTCAGTCCGCCACCGCCGTGGGGGTATCTCTCTGCGCCTGCCGCCATAAAGCAAGCCACCTGGGAAAAGCCTGCGCCAGTCCCCAGGAAACTTGCCTTACCTTAAACGGCGGTGCCGAACTGCTGATTAAAAATGGCATTGCCCGGCGGGTTACTCATTCAGAAGGCATGCGAATTTTGGAAGAATGCAAAAAAGCCGGTTTGGCCCAAACCGGCGACAATGTGCAAAAAAATGTGGGTTACATTTGCAACTGCTGCGGCTGCTGCTGTGGTATGTTCCAGGCCTTGAAGACATTTAATATTCGCAATGCGGTTGTTACCTCCAACTGGATTATGAAAATCCAAGAATCCGCCTGCAAAGGCTGCGGAGCTTGTGTGAAAGCCTGTCCGGTAGGAGCCGTTCATATGGTAGAAGTAAAAGAGGGTGAGAGAATTCGGAGGAAAGCCGTCTGCGAAGAAAAACTTTGCTTAGGCTGCGGAGTGTGTTATGCAGCCTGCCGGTTCGGCAGCATTGCTTTGCAGCCCCGCCCCAGCCGGGTTTTTACTCCTGAAACCACCTTCGATAAAATCGTTGCTATGGCCATTGAGCGAGGTAAGCTGGCGGATCTGATTTTTGGCGACCCCGGCAGGCTGAGTTACCGGGCCCTGGGGCGGGTGGCCAGCCTGCTGGAAAATTCTCCTCCCTTTAAGGCTCTGCTGGCCATAAAACCGGTGCGTTCCGTCTTTCTGAACACCATTCTGTCGGGAGCCAAAAAATATACAAAATAA
- a CDS encoding cytochrome c biogenesis CcdA family protein, giving the protein MIALPTVSLYLAFSAGVASFLSPCVLPLVPGYLSYLAGVSVTSPDTAGINRGLMIRRALLFNLGFILVFTLLGATGSYIGKFLLGHKALLTKIGGVFIFIMGLQMTGILKWQFLYRTYQLKHRLHMKGPVGAVLLGVTFALGWTPCIGPVLGSILVYAGMSGTVTKGILLLAVYSLGLAVPFLLAALFVSRIVPSLSRLNQYLPVISVVSGVILMLVGAFIFLDIFSRLSAYLIF; this is encoded by the coding sequence GTGATTGCTTTGCCCACTGTTTCCCTTTATCTGGCCTTTAGCGCCGGTGTGGCCTCCTTTTTATCCCCCTGTGTTTTACCTCTGGTACCCGGCTATCTTTCCTATCTGGCCGGAGTTTCTGTTACATCACCGGATACGGCGGGTATTAACAGGGGATTGATGATCCGGCGGGCCTTATTATTTAATCTGGGCTTCATCCTGGTTTTTACTTTGCTGGGTGCCACCGGCAGCTATATCGGAAAATTCTTGTTAGGCCATAAAGCCCTACTGACGAAAATAGGAGGAGTCTTTATTTTTATCATGGGCTTGCAAATGACCGGAATACTAAAATGGCAATTTTTATACAGAACCTACCAGCTTAAGCACCGGCTGCATATGAAAGGCCCTGTGGGGGCAGTCCTGCTGGGAGTTACCTTTGCCCTAGGCTGGACACCTTGTATCGGGCCCGTACTGGGATCTATACTGGTCTACGCCGGAATGTCCGGCACTGTAACCAAGGGGATCCTCTTGCTGGCAGTGTATTCCCTGGGTCTAGCGGTTCCTTTTTTACTGGCAGCCCTCTTTGTTAGCCGGATCGTTCCATCTTTATCCCGTTTAAATCAATATCTGCCGGTTATCTCGGTTGTCAGCGGAGTGATTTTGATGCTGGTGGGAGCGTTCATCTTCCTGGATATATTTTCGCGCCTTAGCGCATACTTAATCTTTTGA
- a CDS encoding Glu/Leu/Phe/Val family dehydrogenase, translated as MHKQDAQESACRTALSLFDMTVQMFHSAADYLSLEPGIRKILTHCHREFVVNFPVVMDDGSIEVFTGYRVHHNTSRGPAKGGLRYHPHVSLDDVRALAMLMTLKCAVVKIPYGGAKGGVTCEPGKLSKRELQALTRRYASEISLLIGPDEDIPAPDVGTNAQVMAWIMDTYSMHQGFSVPGVITGKPVEIGGSIGREEATGRGVFITIEEAAKVRGIELEKARVVIQGMGNVGATVAKLMIQRGATVVAISKSQGGVYNAEGLNLDQVLEYVAENKSLAGYPGGEAVTNQELLELECDILVPAALENQITRENADKIKAQIVAEGANGPTTPKGDQILNQKGILVIPDILCNAGGVTVSYFEWVQSRDAYFWSIGEVNARLKEIMTASFKEVYQIAGRYGVDMRKAAYILAIDRVKSAYELRGIYP; from the coding sequence ATGCATAAGCAGGATGCGCAGGAATCTGCCTGCCGCACAGCCCTCTCTTTATTCGATATGACTGTGCAAATGTTCCACAGTGCGGCAGATTATCTCAGCTTGGAACCGGGTATCCGTAAAATTCTAACCCACTGTCACCGGGAATTTGTGGTGAATTTTCCAGTGGTGATGGATGATGGAAGCATAGAAGTATTTACAGGCTACCGGGTACACCACAATACTTCCCGGGGTCCGGCCAAAGGGGGACTGCGCTATCACCCTCATGTATCCCTGGATGATGTGCGGGCGCTGGCCATGCTGATGACTTTAAAATGCGCGGTGGTTAAAATCCCCTACGGTGGGGCCAAAGGGGGGGTCACCTGTGAACCTGGAAAGTTAAGCAAAAGGGAGCTACAGGCTTTAACCAGGCGTTACGCCAGTGAAATCAGCCTGCTGATCGGTCCTGACGAGGATATTCCGGCTCCGGATGTGGGCACCAACGCCCAGGTGATGGCCTGGATTATGGATACCTACAGCATGCACCAGGGATTTTCAGTTCCCGGGGTCATCACGGGTAAACCGGTGGAAATTGGCGGCTCCATTGGCCGGGAGGAGGCCACAGGGCGCGGCGTATTTATTACCATTGAAGAGGCCGCCAAGGTGCGGGGAATCGAGCTGGAAAAGGCCAGAGTGGTGATCCAGGGCATGGGAAACGTTGGCGCCACCGTGGCTAAACTGATGATCCAAAGGGGAGCTACGGTGGTTGCCATTTCCAAGTCCCAGGGTGGCGTATATAATGCCGAGGGTTTAAATTTGGATCAGGTCTTGGAATATGTTGCGGAGAATAAAAGTCTGGCCGGGTATCCCGGGGGAGAAGCGGTAACCAACCAGGAACTGCTGGAGCTGGAGTGCGATATTTTAGTTCCCGCTGCCCTGGAAAATCAAATTACCCGGGAAAATGCCGATAAAATTAAAGCCCAAATTGTTGCTGAAGGGGCCAACGGACCCACCACACCTAAAGGGGATCAAATTTTAAATCAAAAGGGTATCCTGGTCATTCCCGATATTTTGTGTAACGCCGGAGGGGTGACGGTTTCCTACTTTGAATGGGTGCAAAGCAGGGACGCCTATTTCTGGTCCATCGGGGAGGTTAATGCCAGACTGAAAGAAATTATGACGGCCAGCTTTAAAGAAGTTTACCAGATTGCCGGCCGGTATGGTGTAGACATGCGCAAGGCGGCCTATATTTTAGCCATTGACAGGGTTAAATCTGCTTATGAACTGAGGGGGATTTACCCATAG